The Thermococcus sp. 4557 genomic sequence CTCATAGACAGAACCGAAACATTCACCATGATAGAGGTGCGCGACATCATCAGGGGCCTCTGGTACTACTACAAGAGGCTCCTTTGAGTCCCTCTTTTTTGTATGGCTTATCTCCCACACTCGATAACGATACGCGGTTTCCGGGAATCAACCTTTTTATAGGATTGTCCCGTAGGTAGGGTGTATCACTCTGATCGCCTGATTGGTTGGACAATTTCAACGGTGACTCCCTATGGCGGGCAGCAACTGGGAGCGGATAATATCGATGACGAAGGACGGGATGAGGAGCATTGGAATGATGCGGAGAAAGATGAGCCGGGGAAAGAGGATAGCTCTTCTCATTGATGGCCCGAATATTCTCCGCAAGGAGTTCGGGATAAAACTCGAGGACATAGTCGAGGCCCTTGAGGGACTCGGCGACCTGCGCGTTGCCAAGGTTGTCCTCAACCAGTACGCCCCCCAGGGACTCATCGAAGCCGTCTCGAACCAGGGGTTCGACACCATGGTCGTCTCCGGTGAGACCGGGGTGAAGCTTGCGGTGGAGGCGATGCGCGAGATATACAACCCGAACATCGATGCCATAGCCATAGCAA encodes the following:
- a CDS encoding TIGR00288 family NYN domain-containing protein, producing MAGSNWERIISMTKDGMRSIGMMRRKMSRGKRIALLIDGPNILRKEFGIKLEDIVEALEGLGDLRVAKVVLNQYAPQGLIEAVSNQGFDTMVVSGETGVKLAVEAMREIYNPNIDAIAIATRNAEFLPVILKAKEKGKETIVLGIEPGFSAALKHAADYTIILNPKGDEE